The Anolis sagrei isolate rAnoSag1 chromosome Y, rAnoSag1.mat, whole genome shotgun sequence genome contains a region encoding:
- the LOC132780531 gene encoding syncollin, with translation MKVSATLFLLPILFALGWAQCPAPADLKREDGTKACALLYTENSPYYDQCCAGSVMEVQPGEDQPYMPSAFNNKVSSLVVAQRCELNVWSSKAKGGKTRKFKTGAFPRLQEYRRGIFGDWNNAISAYYCTCS, from the coding sequence ATGAAGGTCTCGGCCACGCTCTTCCTCTTGCCCATCCTCTTTGCCCTGGGCTGGGCTCAATGCCCGGCTCCGGCTGACCTGAAGCGGGAAGACGGCACCAAAGCCTGCGCCCTCCTCTACACTGAGAACAGCCCCTACTACGACCAGTGCTGCGCCGGCAGCGTCATGGAGGTCCAGCCTGGTGAGGACCAGCCATACATGCCCTCCGCCTTCAACAACAAGGTCTCCTCCTTAGTGGTGGCCCAGCGCTGCGAGCTCAACGTCTGGTCCTCCAAGGCCAAAGGTGGCAAGACACGCAAGTTCAAGACCGGAGCCTTCCCGCGGCTCCAGGAATACCGACGGGGCATCTTTGGAGACTGGAACAACGCCATCTCCGCCTATTACTGCACCTGCAGCTAA